Sequence from the Dehalococcoidia bacterium genome:
GCCCGCATGAGGTAGAAGTGGACGGTCTTGTGGCAGCGGACCTTGTCGGTAGGGCGGATGAACCAGTACTCAATCTTCCCCAGGGGACGCTCCAGGACGACCTGAAGGCCCGTCTCCTCGGCGGTCTCCCGCAGGGCGGCGTCGGGGAGGCTTTCGCCGGGGTTGGGAGTGCCCTTGGGGAGGCCCCACCCCGCCTTGCCCCCCCGCTCCCTCCAGCCACACAGGACAATTTCTATCTGCCCATCCCGTCGGCGGTAGACCACCCCTCCCGCCGACACCAGATGTTCCACCTGCCGCTGTGCCAAGGTGCCGCCCTGCCGGTGGTGTGCTACCCCTCATGCTAGGCATCCCCCAGGGGAGCGTCAAGCCGAGTGCAGGGGTGATAGAACCTTTGACCGCACCCAAAACAAGAGGGGGCGGA
This genomic interval carries:
- a CDS encoding NUDIX hydrolase; translation: MAQRQVEHLVSAGGVVYRRRDGQIEIVLCGWRERGGKAGWGLPKGTPNPGESLPDAALRETAEETGLQVVLERPLGKIEYWFIRPTDKVRCHKTVHFYLMRAVGGDVALHDQEYDEVRWFPVEEALKVMSYKNEQKTVEAAARALREGEP